In a genomic window of Streptomyces sp. SJL17-4:
- a CDS encoding 3-hydroxyacyl-CoA dehydrogenase family protein encodes MARKLAVIGAGLMGSGIAQVSAQAGWDVVLRDVTDAALTRGTDGIKASYDRFVAKGKLDAADAEAALGRITATTELEAVADADVVVEAVFENLDVKHEIFRSLDKIAKDGAVLASNTSAIPITKIAAVTERPESVVGVHFFSPVPMMQLVELVRGYKTSDETLATAREFAESVGKTCIVVNRDVAGFVTTRLISALVVEAAKLHESGVATAEDIDIACRLGFGHAMGPLATADLTGIDILVNAANNIYTESQDEKFAVPEVMRRMVDAGDIGRKSGQGFYKY; translated from the coding sequence GTGGCCAGGAAGCTCGCCGTCATCGGGGCCGGACTCATGGGATCCGGCATCGCACAGGTCTCGGCGCAGGCGGGCTGGGACGTCGTCCTGCGTGACGTCACCGACGCCGCCCTCACCCGGGGCACCGACGGCATCAAGGCGTCGTACGACCGGTTCGTCGCGAAGGGCAAGCTGGACGCCGCCGACGCCGAGGCCGCGCTCGGCCGCATCACCGCCACCACCGAGCTCGAGGCCGTCGCCGACGCCGATGTCGTCGTCGAGGCAGTCTTCGAGAACCTCGACGTCAAGCACGAGATCTTCCGCTCGCTCGACAAGATCGCCAAGGACGGCGCCGTCCTCGCCTCCAACACCTCCGCGATCCCGATCACCAAGATCGCCGCGGTGACCGAGCGCCCCGAGTCCGTCGTCGGCGTCCACTTCTTCTCGCCGGTCCCGATGATGCAGCTCGTCGAGCTCGTCCGCGGCTACAAGACCAGCGACGAGACCCTCGCCACCGCCCGGGAGTTCGCCGAGTCCGTCGGCAAGACCTGCATCGTCGTCAACCGCGACGTCGCCGGCTTCGTCACCACCCGCCTCATCTCGGCCCTCGTCGTCGAGGCGGCCAAGCTCCACGAGTCCGGCGTCGCCACCGCCGAGGACATCGACATCGCCTGCAGGCTCGGCTTCGGCCACGCCATGGGCCCGCTCGCCACCGCCGACCTCACCGGCATCGACATCCTGGTGAACGCGGCCAACAACATCTACACCGAGTCCCAGGACGAGAAGTTCGCGGTACCCGAAGTGATGCGCCGGATGGTGGACGCGGGTGACATCGGCCGCAAGAGCGGGCAGGGCTTCTACAAGTACTGA
- a CDS encoding EamA family transporter, with product MRPYALGTAPAPLLLLTGMVSLQFGSAFAKRLFEETGPAGATLLRLLIAATLLCLFTRPAPRLLRTHGRLLLPYGAVFAVMQFSFYEATSRLPLGVVVTLEFSGPLLLAAVTSRRALDRARVALAGIGLLVLGGTKGMDDPVGLAASLLTGAALTGYILLGARVGRAVPGGSGLALGLTVAAVLALPTAPALGLPSVDVLLEPGVLGAALAVAVLTTVVPFSLEFAALRRMPPRVFAVLSTVEPVIAALVGLALLGEHLTWVQWAAVLCVVGAAVGTGLAAGTPDKEAEPSGTSPRAAPSTPPDTAPDVAPDTPPGSSPAPSDRSPSRKNGVHQ from the coding sequence ATGCGTCCGTACGCCCTGGGGACCGCCCCCGCGCCCCTGCTCCTGCTGACCGGCATGGTCAGCCTCCAGTTCGGCTCCGCCTTCGCGAAGCGGCTCTTCGAGGAGACCGGCCCGGCCGGCGCCACCCTGTTGAGGCTGCTCATCGCCGCCACCCTGCTCTGTCTGTTCACCCGGCCCGCACCCCGGCTGCTCCGCACCCACGGTCGACTGCTGCTGCCGTACGGGGCCGTGTTCGCCGTGATGCAGTTCTCCTTCTACGAGGCGACCTCGCGGCTCCCGCTCGGCGTGGTGGTGACGCTGGAGTTCAGCGGACCGCTGCTGCTCGCCGCCGTCACCTCGCGGCGCGCCCTCGACCGGGCCCGGGTGGCGCTCGCCGGCATCGGCCTGCTCGTCCTCGGCGGTACGAAGGGCATGGACGACCCGGTCGGGCTGGCCGCGAGCCTGCTCACCGGGGCGGCTCTCACCGGATACATCCTGCTCGGCGCCCGGGTCGGCAGGGCCGTCCCCGGCGGCTCGGGCCTCGCCCTCGGCCTCACGGTGGCGGCCGTGCTCGCCCTGCCCACCGCCCCGGCCCTCGGCCTGCCCTCCGTGGACGTCCTGCTCGAACCGGGGGTGCTGGGGGCCGCGCTCGCGGTGGCCGTGCTCACGACGGTGGTGCCGTTCTCGCTGGAATTCGCCGCGCTGCGGCGGATGCCGCCGCGGGTCTTCGCCGTCCTCTCGACGGTGGAGCCGGTGATCGCGGCCCTGGTGGGCCTCGCGCTGCTCGGCGAACACCTGACGTGGGTCCAGTGGGCGGCCGTGCTCTGCGTGGTGGGCGCGGCGGTCGGCACGGGCCTGGCCGCGGGCACCCCGGACAAGGAGGCCGAGCCGTCCGGCACGTCGCCTCGCGCCGCCCCGAGCACGCCGCCGGACACGGCCCCGGACGTGGCCCCGGACACCCCGCCCGGCTCCTCCCCCGCACCGTCCGATCGATCCCCCTCCCGGAAGAACGGAGTGCACCAATGA
- a CDS encoding cysteine desulfurase family protein encodes MVTIYLDHQATTPMDPAVAEAMTFAATHCYANPSSPHAAGIRAFREVERARGAIARFIGAGRSEICFTSGATEGNNLAIKGVVRPGAARHVVTTAVEHKSVLDTCRSLREAGHDVTVLPVDEEGRVDPGRVAAALRPDTALVSVMLANNEVATVQPVAEIGALTRAAGVPLHCDATQGVGSLPVDVRALGVDLLTFSGHKIYGPKGVGVLYVANRLSDRAPLVPLLHGGGQERGLRAGTLNTAAVIGLGAAVGVLAAGREAEAVRLAGLRARFLSELAELVPYELNSGTGPGFLPHAVNLSFPDVDAQQLLLEVADLAVSTGSACNSSAQEPSHVLRAIGLAPERIRGSVRISFGRFTTEEDAIRAAHALAAVAGRRPASTP; translated from the coding sequence ATGGTCACGATCTATCTCGACCACCAGGCGACCACCCCGATGGACCCGGCGGTCGCCGAGGCGATGACCTTCGCCGCCACCCACTGCTACGCCAACCCGTCCAGCCCGCACGCCGCCGGCATCCGCGCCTTCCGCGAGGTCGAGCGGGCGCGCGGGGCGATCGCCCGGTTCATCGGGGCGGGGCGCAGCGAGATCTGCTTCACCTCCGGCGCGACGGAGGGCAACAACCTCGCGATCAAGGGGGTCGTACGGCCCGGCGCGGCGCGCCATGTGGTGACGACGGCGGTGGAGCACAAGTCCGTGCTCGACACCTGCCGTTCGCTGCGGGAGGCGGGGCACGACGTGACGGTGCTGCCGGTCGACGAGGAGGGCCGGGTCGATCCGGGGCGGGTGGCGGCGGCGCTGCGGCCGGACACCGCGCTCGTCTCGGTGATGCTCGCCAACAACGAGGTCGCCACCGTCCAGCCGGTCGCCGAGATCGGCGCGCTGACCCGGGCGGCGGGGGTCCCCCTGCACTGCGACGCGACCCAGGGCGTGGGCTCGCTGCCGGTGGACGTACGGGCGCTCGGCGTCGATCTGCTGACGTTCTCCGGGCACAAGATCTACGGCCCGAAGGGTGTCGGCGTGCTGTATGTCGCCAACCGGCTCTCGGACCGGGCGCCGCTGGTGCCGCTGCTGCACGGCGGCGGTCAGGAGCGCGGGCTGCGCGCGGGCACCCTCAACACGGCGGCGGTCATCGGCCTGGGCGCGGCCGTCGGGGTCCTCGCGGCGGGCCGGGAGGCGGAGGCGGTACGGCTCGCGGGGCTGCGGGCGCGGTTCCTGTCCGAGCTCGCGGAGCTCGTCCCGTACGAGCTCAACAGCGGTACGGGGCCCGGTTTCCTGCCGCATGCCGTCAATCTGTCCTTCCCGGACGTGGACGCGCAGCAGCTGCTCCTGGAGGTCGCGGATCTCGCGGTCTCGACGGGTTCGGCGTGCAACAGCTCGGCCCAGGAGCCCTCGCACGTGCTGCGGGCGATCGGTCTCGCGCCGGAGCGGATCCGGGGCAGCGTCCGGATCTCGTTCGGCCGCTTCACGACGGAGGAGGACGCGATCCGCGCGGCCCACGCGCTGGCCGCGGTGGCCGGCCGCCGCCCCGCATCCACGCCGTAG
- a CDS encoding TetR/AcrR family transcriptional regulator, producing MAEGLRERKKRETKQRISDIATGLFLEHGFVHVTVADVAEAADVSVNTVYNYFPAKEDLFLDRMDGVTQRLARAIRGRDRGESAARAVLRELRQDIGAVSPAYGLMDGFDAFMNVIEHAPTLKARLFHVQQQVHDAVVTTLREETGAAAEDPLPLLVGGQLAWIENTVVGYITRAMTTGGRATTVSREALVLLDEIEELLSEKVLNYAVREG from the coding sequence ATGGCCGAGGGACTCAGGGAACGCAAGAAGCGCGAGACGAAGCAGCGGATCTCGGACATCGCGACCGGGCTCTTCCTGGAGCACGGCTTCGTCCATGTGACCGTCGCGGACGTCGCCGAGGCGGCGGACGTCTCCGTCAACACGGTCTACAACTACTTCCCGGCCAAAGAGGACCTCTTCCTCGACCGGATGGACGGCGTCACCCAGCGCCTCGCCCGCGCGATCCGCGGCCGCGACCGGGGGGAGTCCGCAGCGCGGGCCGTCCTGCGCGAACTCCGCCAGGACATCGGGGCCGTGTCACCCGCGTACGGACTCATGGACGGTTTCGACGCCTTCATGAACGTCATCGAGCACGCCCCCACCCTCAAGGCCCGGCTCTTCCACGTCCAGCAGCAGGTCCACGACGCCGTCGTCACCACCCTCCGCGAGGAGACCGGCGCCGCCGCCGAGGACCCGCTGCCGCTGCTCGTCGGCGGACAGCTCGCCTGGATCGAGAACACCGTCGTCGGCTACATCACCCGCGCGATGACCACCGGGGGCAGGGCGACCACCGTCTCCCGCGAGGCGCTCGTGCTCCTCGACGAGATCGAGGAGCTACTGAGCGAGAAGGTGCTGAACTACGCGGTACGGGAGGGCTGA
- a CDS encoding ATP-binding cassette domain-containing protein translates to MPIISTAGLARTFTTRSGPVEAVRGIDLTVRPGEILALLGPNGAGKTTTLRMLTTLLPPTGGAATVAGHDLVRDPAAVRRRIGYVAQSGGLDPQETVRSELVTQGRLYGMNRARATARAEELAADLGLTELLDRGTPALSGGQRRRLDLAMGLTHRPEILFLDEPTTGLDPGSRADLWALVRRLRDEHGTTVVLTTHYLDEADTLADRLVVVDKGTVVAEDTPAGLKATHGAATLQDAFLAVTGRGPAPVDTTPVAV, encoded by the coding sequence ATGCCCATCATCAGCACGGCCGGGCTCGCCCGGACCTTCACGACCAGGAGCGGCCCCGTGGAGGCCGTCCGCGGAATCGACCTCACCGTCCGGCCCGGCGAGATCCTCGCCCTCCTCGGCCCCAACGGCGCGGGGAAGACCACGACCCTCCGCATGCTCACCACGCTGCTCCCGCCCACCGGCGGCGCCGCCACCGTCGCCGGCCACGACCTCGTACGGGACCCCGCCGCCGTCCGCCGCCGCATCGGGTACGTCGCCCAGTCCGGCGGCCTCGACCCGCAGGAGACCGTCCGCTCCGAGCTCGTCACCCAGGGCAGGCTCTACGGCATGAACCGGGCCCGCGCGACGGCCCGCGCCGAGGAACTCGCGGCCGACCTCGGACTCACCGAACTCCTCGACCGCGGGACCCCGGCGCTCTCCGGCGGTCAGCGCCGCCGGCTCGACCTCGCCATGGGACTCACCCACCGGCCGGAGATCCTCTTCCTCGACGAGCCGACGACCGGCCTCGACCCCGGCAGCCGCGCCGACCTGTGGGCGCTGGTGCGGCGGCTGCGCGACGAGCACGGCACCACCGTCGTCCTCACCACCCACTACCTGGACGAGGCCGACACCCTCGCCGACCGGCTGGTCGTCGTCGACAAGGGCACGGTCGTCGCCGAGGACACCCCCGCCGGCCTCAAGGCCACCCACGGCGCCGCCACCCTCCAGGACGCCTTCCTCGCCGTCACCGGACGCGGTCCGGCCCCCGTCGACACGACCCCCGTAGCCGTCTAG
- a CDS encoding ABC transporter permease, whose amino-acid sequence MLLHDTVLLFGRYARQTLRSPFQIFFGALMPLLYLLLFGPLLTGLPLGREGDSWQILVPGLLLQLGLFGASFAGFSIIMEKNWGVFDRMRVTPVSRLALLLGRVLRDAALFVFQAVLLVLVALPMGLRAPLGGILIGFGFVALLSVALASLSYALALKLRTPQEFGPAINTLAMPAMLLSGLMLPMTLAPGWLDVLSRLMPFRHLVDAVREAYIGHYTTPTLLYGVLVALAVAALAVTVGTRTFQKAIA is encoded by the coding sequence ATGCTTCTCCACGACACCGTGCTCCTCTTCGGGCGCTACGCCCGCCAGACCCTGCGTTCCCCGTTCCAGATCTTCTTCGGCGCCCTGATGCCGCTGCTCTACCTGCTGCTCTTCGGGCCGCTGCTCACCGGGCTGCCGCTCGGCCGCGAGGGCGACTCCTGGCAGATCCTCGTCCCCGGGCTCCTGCTCCAACTGGGGCTCTTCGGCGCCTCGTTCGCCGGCTTCTCGATCATCATGGAGAAGAACTGGGGCGTGTTCGACCGGATGCGGGTCACCCCGGTGAGCCGGCTCGCCCTGCTGCTCGGCCGGGTCCTGCGGGACGCCGCGCTCTTCGTCTTCCAGGCGGTGTTGCTCGTCCTGGTCGCCCTGCCGATGGGCCTCAGGGCACCGCTCGGCGGCATCCTGATCGGCTTCGGCTTCGTCGCGCTGCTCTCGGTGGCGCTTGCCTCACTCTCGTACGCCCTCGCCCTGAAGCTGCGCACCCCACAGGAATTCGGACCCGCGATCAACACGCTCGCGATGCCGGCGATGCTGCTGTCGGGCCTGATGCTGCCGATGACCCTCGCCCCCGGCTGGCTCGACGTGCTCTCGCGTCTGATGCCGTTCCGCCATCTGGTGGACGCGGTCCGAGAGGCGTACATCGGGCACTACACGACACCGACGCTGCTGTACGGGGTGCTCGTCGCCCTCGCGGTCGCGGCGCTCGCCGTGACGGTCGGCACACGGACGTTCCAGAAGGCCATCGCCTAA
- a CDS encoding cob(I)yrinic acid a,c-diamide adenosyltransferase, which translates to MVNLTRIYTRTGDQGTTALGDMSRTAKTDLRISAYADANEANAAIGTAIALGQLDEELVKVLVRVQNDLFDVGADLCTPVVEDPKYPPLRVEQSYVDKLEADCDLFLEQLDKLRSFILPGGTPGAALLHQACTVVRRAERSTWAALEVHGETMNALTATYLNRLSDLLFILARAANKEVGDVLWVPGGDR; encoded by the coding sequence ATGGTCAATCTGACGCGCATCTACACCCGTACCGGCGACCAGGGCACCACGGCGCTCGGCGACATGAGCAGGACCGCCAAGACGGATCTGCGGATCTCGGCCTACGCCGACGCCAACGAGGCCAACGCCGCCATCGGTACGGCGATCGCCCTCGGGCAGCTCGACGAGGAGCTCGTCAAGGTCCTCGTCCGGGTGCAGAACGACCTCTTCGACGTGGGCGCGGACCTCTGCACCCCGGTGGTCGAGGACCCGAAATACCCGCCGCTGCGGGTCGAGCAGTCGTACGTCGACAAGCTGGAGGCCGACTGCGACCTCTTCCTGGAGCAGCTCGACAAGCTGCGCTCCTTCATCCTGCCGGGCGGCACGCCCGGGGCAGCGCTGCTGCACCAGGCGTGCACGGTGGTCCGGCGGGCGGAGCGCTCCACCTGGGCGGCCCTGGAGGTCCACGGCGAGACGATGAACGCCCTGACCGCCACGTACCTCAACCGCCTCTCAGACCTGCTGTTCATCCTTGCGCGTGCCGCGAACAAGGAGGTCGGGGACGTGCTCTGGGTCCCGGGCGGGGACCGCTGA
- a CDS encoding histidine kinase, whose product MTLPRPHRFDLLMGFLGLTSGLLLWSFDLYTTGGRIFDQDWAPLIPLAVMASAEALRRTMPQTALVVGTLAIVADQFTNGNLVTVLMFTDVVYAAVVYGKPASARRVPYTTGLITVAVTVGFLVWWQNAIALVVGVLTGMISFMPAMTGAVVRNHREAADAARLRAEQTALLAEMDRTQAVVAERARMARELHDMVANHLSAIAIHSTAAMSIDEPATTRQALTVIRENSVAGLSEMRRLIGLLRDSSGDAEPAAAPTLAGLDALVEQARANARPSGLDLVLEDSRESTAGLPAPVELAAYRIVQESLTNALKHAAPGEVRVVLAREKGALTVEVTSPSGERPGPTAPGSGAGLVGMRERVDLLGGAFEAGPVTDREGRKQWRVRAELPMDAKDEERA is encoded by the coding sequence GTGACACTCCCCCGCCCGCACCGATTCGACCTGCTCATGGGCTTCCTGGGGCTCACCTCCGGCCTGCTCCTGTGGTCCTTCGATCTCTACACGACCGGCGGACGGATCTTCGACCAGGACTGGGCGCCGCTGATCCCGCTCGCGGTGATGGCCTCGGCGGAGGCGCTGCGCCGGACGATGCCGCAGACGGCGCTGGTCGTCGGCACGCTCGCGATCGTCGCCGACCAGTTCACCAACGGGAACCTGGTCACGGTCCTGATGTTCACGGACGTGGTCTACGCGGCCGTCGTGTACGGGAAGCCCGCCTCCGCCCGCCGGGTCCCGTACACCACCGGACTGATCACGGTCGCGGTGACCGTCGGCTTCCTCGTCTGGTGGCAGAACGCGATCGCCCTGGTCGTCGGGGTGCTCACGGGCATGATCTCCTTCATGCCCGCGATGACCGGCGCCGTCGTACGGAACCACCGGGAGGCCGCGGACGCCGCCCGGCTGCGCGCCGAACAGACCGCCCTGCTCGCCGAGATGGACCGGACGCAGGCCGTCGTCGCCGAGCGGGCCCGGATGGCCCGCGAGCTGCACGACATGGTCGCGAACCACCTCTCGGCGATCGCGATCCACTCCACCGCGGCGATGTCGATCGACGAGCCGGCCACCACCCGGCAGGCGCTGACCGTGATCCGGGAGAACAGCGTGGCCGGCCTCTCGGAGATGCGGCGGCTCATCGGCCTCCTCCGGGACAGCAGCGGCGACGCGGAGCCGGCCGCCGCGCCCACCCTCGCCGGACTCGACGCCCTGGTCGAGCAGGCCCGGGCCAACGCCCGGCCGAGCGGGCTCGACCTCGTCCTGGAGGACAGCCGGGAGTCGACGGCGGGCCTGCCGGCTCCGGTGGAGCTGGCCGCGTACCGGATCGTGCAGGAGTCCCTGACGAACGCGCTCAAGCACGCGGCGCCGGGCGAGGTCCGGGTGGTGCTCGCCCGCGAGAAGGGAGCCCTTACCGTCGAGGTGACGAGTCCGTCCGGGGAACGCCCCGGTCCCACGGCACCCGGTTCGGGTGCCGGTCTGGTGGGGATGCGGGAGCGGGTGGACCTGCTCGGCGGCGCGTTCGAGGCGGGTCCGGTGACGGACCGCGAGGGACGGAAACAGTGGCGCGTCCGGGCGGAACTGCCCATGGACGCGAAGGACGAGGAGCGGGCATGA
- a CDS encoding response regulator transcription factor: protein MTVRVVVAEDQSAVRAGLVLILGSAPDIEVVGEAADGERAVELARELRPDLVLMDVQMPRMDGVTATGIVVSEGLADVLVLTTFDLDAYVFGALRAGASGFLLKNAEARELIEAVRTVARGEGLIAPAVTRRLIAEFAATGRPAPATAGTDPSVLDALTPRERQVLSTLGEGLSNAEIAVRLDMAEATVKTHVSKVLGKLALRSRVQAAVLAQELGV from the coding sequence ATGACAGTGCGGGTGGTGGTCGCCGAGGACCAGTCCGCGGTACGGGCGGGCCTGGTGCTCATCCTGGGCAGCGCACCGGACATCGAGGTGGTCGGCGAGGCGGCGGACGGCGAGCGGGCGGTGGAGCTCGCCCGCGAACTGCGCCCGGACCTGGTCCTGATGGATGTGCAGATGCCCCGGATGGACGGGGTGACGGCGACCGGGATCGTCGTGTCGGAGGGCCTCGCCGATGTGCTGGTCCTGACCACCTTCGACCTCGACGCGTACGTCTTCGGGGCGCTGCGGGCGGGGGCGTCCGGCTTCCTGCTGAAGAACGCGGAGGCGCGGGAGCTGATCGAGGCGGTCCGGACGGTGGCGCGCGGCGAGGGGCTGATCGCCCCCGCGGTGACCCGGCGGCTGATCGCGGAGTTCGCGGCGACGGGCCGTCCGGCGCCGGCGACGGCGGGCACGGACCCCTCCGTGCTCGATGCCCTGACGCCCCGGGAGCGGCAGGTGCTGTCGACGCTCGGCGAGGGTCTGTCGAACGCGGAGATCGCGGTACGTCTCGACATGGCGGAGGCGACGGTGAAGACCCACGTCAGCAAGGTGCTCGGCAAGCTCGCCCTGCGGAGCAGGGTCCAAGCAGCCGTCCTGGCACAGGAGTTGGGCGTCTAG
- a CDS encoding glycoside hydrolase family 18 chitinase: protein MVGLAAPAEAATSVTATYTKVSDWGSGFEGKWTVKNTGTTTLSSWAVEWDYPSGTAVTSAWDATVTSSGTHWTGKNVGWNGTLAPGASVSFGFNGTGSGAPSGCKINGASCDGGTQPGDNAPSAPGAPGASAITDTSVKLTWSAATDDKGIKNYDVKRDGTTVATVTGLTYTDTGLTAGTDYSYTVVARDTIDQTGPASGATPVRTTGGGGGNPGSTVKMGYFTNWGVYGRNYHVKNIVTSGSASKITHINYAFGNVQGGKCTIGDAYADYDKAYTADQSVDGVADTWDQPLRGNFNQLRKLKKAYPNIKILWSFGGWTWSGGFGQAVQNPAAFAQSCYDLIEDPRWADVFDGIDLDWEYPNACGLSCDTSGPAAFKNMMQAMRAKFGANYLVTAAVTADASSGGKIDAADYAGAAPYMNWFNVMTYDFFGAWAAQGPTAPHSPLTSYAGIPQAGFNSAEAIAKFKAKGVPANKLLLGIGFYGRGWTGVTQAAPGGTATGPAPGTYEQGIEDYKVLKTSCPATGTVAGTAYAKCGSNWWSYDTPATVTSKMSWAKNQGLGGAFFWEFSGDTGNGELVGAINTGLN, encoded by the coding sequence ATGGTCGGCCTCGCAGCACCCGCCGAAGCGGCCACTTCGGTCACCGCCACCTACACCAAGGTCTCCGACTGGGGCTCCGGCTTCGAGGGCAAGTGGACGGTGAAGAACACCGGCACCACCACGCTCTCCTCCTGGGCCGTCGAGTGGGACTACCCCTCCGGCACCGCCGTCACCTCGGCCTGGGACGCCACCGTCACCAGCTCCGGCACCCACTGGACCGGCAAGAACGTCGGCTGGAACGGCACCCTCGCCCCCGGCGCCAGCGTCTCCTTCGGCTTCAACGGCACCGGCTCCGGCGCACCGAGCGGCTGTAAGATCAACGGCGCTTCCTGCGACGGCGGCACCCAGCCCGGCGACAACGCCCCCTCCGCCCCCGGCGCCCCCGGCGCCTCCGCCATCACCGACACCTCGGTGAAGCTCACCTGGAGCGCGGCCACCGACGACAAAGGCATCAAGAACTACGACGTCAAGCGCGACGGCACCACCGTCGCCACCGTCACGGGCCTCACGTACACCGACACGGGCCTGACCGCCGGCACCGACTACAGCTACACGGTCGTCGCCCGCGACACCATCGACCAGACCGGCCCCGCCTCCGGGGCGACCCCCGTCCGCACCACGGGCGGCGGCGGAGGCAACCCCGGCTCCACCGTGAAGATGGGCTACTTCACCAACTGGGGCGTCTACGGACGCAACTACCACGTGAAGAACATCGTGACCTCGGGCTCCGCGTCCAAGATCACCCACATCAACTACGCCTTCGGCAACGTCCAGGGCGGCAAGTGCACCATCGGTGACGCCTACGCCGACTACGACAAGGCCTACACCGCCGACCAGTCCGTCGACGGCGTCGCCGACACCTGGGACCAGCCGCTGCGCGGCAACTTCAACCAGCTGCGCAAGCTGAAGAAGGCCTACCCGAACATCAAGATCCTGTGGTCCTTCGGCGGCTGGACCTGGTCCGGCGGCTTCGGCCAGGCCGTGCAGAACCCGGCCGCCTTCGCGCAGTCCTGCTACGACCTGATCGAGGACCCGCGCTGGGCCGACGTCTTCGACGGCATCGACCTGGACTGGGAGTACCCCAACGCCTGCGGCCTCTCCTGCGACACCAGCGGGCCCGCCGCCTTCAAGAACATGATGCAGGCCATGCGCGCCAAGTTCGGCGCCAACTACCTGGTCACGGCGGCCGTCACGGCCGACGCCTCCTCCGGCGGCAAGATCGACGCCGCCGACTACGCGGGCGCCGCGCCGTACATGAACTGGTTCAACGTCATGACGTACGACTTCTTCGGCGCCTGGGCCGCGCAGGGCCCGACGGCCCCGCACTCCCCGCTCACCTCGTACGCCGGCATCCCGCAGGCGGGCTTCAACTCCGCCGAGGCGATCGCCAAGTTCAAGGCGAAGGGCGTGCCCGCCAACAAGCTGCTGCTCGGCATCGGCTTCTACGGACGCGGCTGGACCGGCGTCACCCAGGCGGCCCCCGGCGGCACGGCGACCGGCCCGGCCCCGGGCACCTACGAGCAGGGCATCGAGGACTACAAGGTCCTCAAGACCTCCTGCCCGGCCACCGGCACCGTCGCGGGCACGGCCTACGCGAAGTGCGGCAGCAACTGGTGGAGCTACGACACCCCGGCCACGGTCACGTCCAAGATGAGCTGGGCGAAGAACCAGGGCCTGGGCGGCGCGTTCTTCTGGGAGTTCAGCGGTGACACCGGCAACGGCGAGCTCGTCGGCGCCATCAACACCGGTCTGAACTAA
- a CDS encoding DUF2550 domain-containing protein → MFLALLVCGLVVALVVIGLFVFGLRRRLIQRAGGTFDCSLHWDVPDEPDPSGKGWVYGVARYSGDEIAWFRVFSYAPRPRRVLERSSIVALERRMPEGEEELALLSDMVIQPCMYEGVRLELAMSEDARTGFMAWLEAAPPGQRVNVA, encoded by the coding sequence ATGTTCCTCGCTCTGCTCGTGTGCGGCCTGGTCGTCGCACTGGTGGTGATCGGGCTCTTCGTCTTCGGCTTGCGCCGCAGGCTGATCCAGCGTGCCGGCGGCACCTTCGACTGCTCGCTGCACTGGGACGTCCCGGACGAGCCGGATCCGAGCGGCAAGGGCTGGGTGTACGGCGTCGCCCGTTACAGCGGTGACGAGATCGCCTGGTTCCGGGTCTTCTCGTACGCGCCCCGCCCGCGCCGCGTCCTGGAGCGCTCGTCGATCGTGGCCCTGGAGCGCCGGATGCCGGAGGGCGAGGAGGAGCTCGCGCTGCTCTCCGACATGGTGATCCAGCCCTGTATGTACGAGGGCGTCCGCCTGGAGCTCGCGATGAGCGAGGACGCCCGGACGGGGTTCATGGCCTGGCTGGAGGCGGCGCCTCCGGGGCAGAGGGTGAACGTCGCGTAG
- a CDS encoding F0F1 ATP synthase subunit epsilon, with protein sequence MAAELHVELVAADRSVWSGEATLVIARTTSGDIGVMPGHQPLLGVLESGPVTIRTSEGATVVAAVHGGFISFADDKLSLLAEICELADEIDAQRAERALERAKSDSDAAAERRADVRLRAVAVR encoded by the coding sequence TTGGCTGCTGAGCTGCACGTCGAGCTGGTCGCCGCGGACCGGAGTGTCTGGTCCGGCGAGGCCACCCTGGTCATCGCGCGTACCACCTCCGGCGACATCGGCGTCATGCCCGGCCACCAGCCGCTGCTCGGTGTGCTGGAGTCGGGCCCGGTGACCATCCGTACCAGTGAGGGCGCGACTGTCGTCGCCGCCGTCCACGGTGGATTCATCTCGTTCGCCGACGACAAGCTGTCTCTGCTCGCGGAGATCTGCGAGCTGGCGGACGAGATCGACGCCCAGCGTGCCGAGCGCGCGCTGGAGCGTGCGAAGTCGGATTCCGACGCGGCCGCCGAGCGGCGCGCCGATGTCCGGCTGCGCGCGGTAGCGGTCCGCTGA